A stretch of the Neodiprion lecontei isolate iyNeoLeco1 chromosome 4, iyNeoLeco1.1, whole genome shotgun sequence genome encodes the following:
- the LOC124294099 gene encoding MYCBP-associated protein-like: MDHGRRVGRKDTSLTLKRPCNPSVVTVTDPPCTKDKPIVEDRRLKNWKTWLRRHRIQCEALRGRVSNPKADMVMNSCEKVRAKIEMRNLMEYAAAPVTPVPGKSTGSPGFWKVPPILSNHGNPCLPDVGPVLTKKELNSFPTLEHIEVPKCIREEKNLSNLEESVPGWKRSSYLSKRREELAGNIAILKPSRPETETDLVVRGRRFGCSEEEQEVPRLPVISVTDASIESEESEVKIMAEEAVVVTLEINGVRVTRDEETIHQRSEDLVWPLTFLSAVNQRSKKCLRLENKGTMVIAYEWRDAAWVSKILPSGSRSGASFFFNKNKALILPGQKTEIPVWFQKRRAGIFSESWRLDTEPKLHGANLIVRMWGCASSEDSGSGRSIDAYLDRCIRDTSVRETLDFVISNVSPSRPQEPAYQNCYLEAELFRAKNPSYFYHSSAITDLYKLWDTCLASNVATTWNLSLVELRSLLLRIDDPELRNERLKLFSDLCKECLKPDGFSTDKSVKYGVVYNVLCAFANRMEEESAIVKQSCILRQPDDLASINSTVEISPESSSSGMMGINGWRGSLKSTEIFLYGQVFYTRIYELLVESMEQICAAIDSVNNLNELEQ, translated from the coding sequence atggatCACGGCCGAAGAGTCGGTAGAAAGGATACGTCGCTGACCTTGAAGAGGCCGTGCAATCCGTCCGTCGTAACAGTGACCGATCCTCCCTGCACGAAAGACAAGCCGATAGTGGAAGATCGTCGATTGAAAAACTGGAAGACGTGGCTGAGGAGACACAGGATACAGTGCGAGGCGCTACGTGGCCGTGTTTCCAATCCTAAAGCGGACATGGTGATGAACAGCTGCGAAAAAGTGCGGGCGAAGAtcgaaatgagaaatctgatGGAGTATGCCGCTGCTCCGGTGACGCCGGTTCCCGGCAAGTCGACGGGGAGTCCCGGATTCTGGAAGGTACCACCGATCCTGTCGAACCACGGTAATCCCTGTCTTCCAGACGTTGGTCCTGTGCTAACGAAGAAGGAGCTCAACTCGTTCCCGACACTGGAGCACATCGAGGTCCCCAAGTGCATAAGGGAGGAGAAAAACTTGTCCAATTTAGAGGAATCGGTTCCCGGATGGAAGCGGAGTTCGTACCTCAGTAAAAGGAGAGAGGAATTGGCCGGCAACATCGCGATTTTAAAACCAAGTCGGCCCGAAACTGAGACCGACCTTGTGGTGCGAGGACGGAGGTTTGGCTGCTCCGAAGAAGAGCAAGAAGTGCCTCGGCTTCCCGTGATCAGTGTAACCGACGCTTCTATCGAGAGCGAGGAATCGGAGGTGAAAATCATGGCCGAGGAAGCGGTCGTTGTGACATTGGAGATAAACGGAGTTCGGGTAACCAGAGACGAGGAGACGATTCATCAGAGATCCGAGGATCTCGTGTGGCCGTTGACATTCTTGAGCGCGGTGAACCAAAGGTCGAAGAAGTGTCTGCGCTTGGAGAACAAGGGGACCATGGTCATCGCTTACGAATGGCGCGACGCCGCCTGGGTATCGAAGATTTTACCCTCGGGTTCGAGAAGCGGGGCCAGCTTTTTCTTCAATAAGAATAAGGCCCTGATATTGCCCGGACAGAAGACCGAGATTCCGGTTTGGTTCCAGAAACGTCGAGCTGGGATCTTCTCCGAGTCTTGGCGGCTTGACACCGAGCCGAAACTCCACGGGGCGAATCTGATCGTGAGAATGTGGGGATGCGCTTCTTCCGAGGATTCGGGGTCTGGCCGATCAATCGACGCCTACTTGGATCGCTGCATCCGGGATACCAGCGTCAGAGAAACCCTCGACTTCGTCATCTCCAACGTCAGTCCGTCCAGGCCTCAGGAACCGGCGTACCAAAACTGTTACCTGGAGGCCGAATTGTTCCGGGCTAAGAACCCTTCGTACTTTTATCACTCAAGTGCGATCACCGATTTGTACAAATTGTGGGACACTTGTTTGGCGTCTAATGTCGCTACTACGTGGAACTTGTCGTTGGTCGAATTGCGAAGTCTTCTCTTGCGGATCGACGATCCTGAGCTCAGAAACGAGCGGCTTAAATTGTTCAGTGATCTCTGTAAAGAGTGTCTAAAGCCCGACGGATTTAGTACAGATAAAAGTGTCAAGTATGGAGTTGTTTACAATGTCCTGTGTGCATTTGCCAATAGGATGGAAGAGGAGAGTGCGATCGTTAAACAAAGTTGCATTCTCAGGCAGCCGGACGACTTGGCGTCGATTAATTCCACCGTCGAAATTTCTCCGGAAAGTTCGTCGTCCGGAATGATGGGAATCAATGGGTGGCGCGGTAGCTTGAAATCCACCGAAATTTTCTTGTATGGACAAGTGTTTTATACCCGCATTTATGAACTTTTAGTTGAAAGTATGGAACAGATCTGTGCGGCTATAGACTCTGTCAACAATCTCAATGAGCttgaacaataa